The Falsibacillus pallidus genome has a segment encoding these proteins:
- the fliM gene encoding flagellar motor switch protein FliM translates to MAGDVLSQNEIDALLSALSTGEMDADELKKEEEERKVRVYDFKRALRFSKDQIRSLTRIHENFARLLTTMFSAQLRNFVQITVASTDQIPYEEFIRSIPKMTILNVFDVPPLDGHILMEVNPNIAYAMIDRVMGGAGGSVNKVENLTEIETKIMTNLFEKAFENYQEAWGNVTQIDPILSEFEVNPQFLQMVSPNETVVVISMNTTIGDTSGMINICIPHVVLEPIIPKLSVHYWMQNQKKERKPGEVERIENRLKDAIVPVVAELGDAGITVEDFLMLGVGDIIELQQKIDEPLTIKIGTSPKFTAQPGKMNKKLAVQILDTLKGGEEDDE, encoded by the coding sequence ATGGCAGGAGATGTCCTCTCCCAGAACGAAATTGATGCTCTGTTATCTGCGCTTTCCACTGGAGAAATGGATGCGGATGAACTGAAAAAAGAAGAGGAAGAAAGAAAAGTAAGAGTCTATGATTTTAAAAGGGCTCTGCGTTTTTCGAAAGATCAGATTCGAAGCTTAACTCGTATCCATGAAAATTTCGCTAGATTATTAACCACGATGTTTTCAGCCCAGTTAAGAAATTTCGTGCAGATCACCGTTGCATCGACAGACCAGATTCCATATGAAGAATTTATCCGGTCGATTCCGAAAATGACCATTTTAAATGTTTTTGATGTTCCTCCACTCGATGGACACATATTAATGGAAGTGAATCCAAACATAGCCTATGCGATGATCGACCGTGTCATGGGCGGTGCTGGAGGAAGCGTCAATAAAGTAGAAAACCTTACTGAGATTGAAACAAAAATCATGACCAACCTATTCGAAAAAGCATTTGAAAATTACCAGGAAGCTTGGGGAAATGTCACCCAAATTGATCCGATTCTTTCTGAATTTGAAGTGAATCCTCAATTTTTGCAAATGGTTTCCCCGAATGAAACGGTAGTCGTTATTTCCATGAACACCACAATAGGCGACACCAGTGGAATGATTAATATCTGTATTCCGCACGTTGTTCTTGAACCCATCATTCCAAAGCTTTCTGTTCATTATTGGATGCAGAATCAAAAGAAAGAAAGAAAGCCTGGGGAAGTTGAGAGGATTGAAAATCGCCTGAAAGATGCAATTGTACCTGTTGTGGCGGAACTCGGAGATGCAGGCATCACAGTAGAGGATTTTTTAATGCTTGGTGTTGGAGATATTATTGAGCTTCAGCAAAAAATCGATGAACCTCTGACGATCAAAATAGGAACAAGCCCTAAATTCACTGCCCAGCCTGGCAAAATGAATAAAAAACTGGCTGTACAGATATTAGACACCTTGAAGGGGGGAGAAGAAGATGATGAGTGA
- the fliL gene encoding flagellar basal body-associated protein FliL: protein MMKNRLLTIMLVLLISITLVGAVAVVVIWKVSANDPNQEPTIDDIIEMSVDIPEVTTNLKDDKYVKISLKMQTDSKKAKEELQKRDFQIKNILIEELSEMQSKDLDGKTGKVKLQEMIRNRTNSLMQEGKIQKVYITSYIIQ from the coding sequence ATGATGAAGAATAGATTACTCACCATTATGCTGGTTCTATTGATTTCCATCACGCTGGTTGGAGCCGTTGCTGTAGTGGTCATTTGGAAGGTTTCAGCCAATGATCCCAACCAAGAGCCTACCATTGACGATATTATTGAAATGTCAGTGGATATACCAGAAGTTACAACCAATCTAAAAGATGATAAGTATGTGAAAATCTCTCTGAAAATGCAGACTGACAGCAAGAAAGCCAAGGAAGAACTTCAAAAGAGGGATTTCCAAATCAAAAACATTCTGATTGAGGAACTTTCGGAAATGCAATCAAAAGATCTGGATGGAAAAACAGGGAAAGTAAAGCTTCAGGAAATGATAAGAAATCGAACCAACTCATTGATGCAGGAAGGCAAAATACAAAAAGTGTACATCACCTCCTATATCATTCAATAA
- a CDS encoding flagellar FlbD family protein: MINVSRLNGKTFVLNALYIETVEAFPDTTITLTNGKKYVVTESVEQVRMFILQFYQSINLLGKYDLEGMNDEE, from the coding sequence TTGATTAACGTATCCAGGCTCAATGGAAAAACATTTGTTTTGAATGCACTTTACATAGAAACAGTCGAAGCCTTTCCTGACACAACAATCACGCTGACTAATGGCAAAAAATATGTCGTCACAGAATCAGTGGAACAGGTGAGAATGTTCATCCTGCAGTTTTATCAATCGATTAATCTCCTTGGAAAATATGATTTGGAGGGAATGAATGATGAAGAATAG
- a CDS encoding flagellar hook protein FlgE — protein sequence MLRSMYSGISGLKNFQTKLDVIGNNIANVNTYGFKKGRVTFKDTMNQTISGASAAQNNRGGINPMQVGLGGTLASVDTITTQASLQTTGRPLDLAINGDGYFVVKQGNAQFYTRAGNLYLDDNGTLVNGDGLKVQQYSNGVLKDITVNVNAALPAVSTKNIDLEGSLPDLSFPFTSGTAGAVQQIKIVDTKGKEHTLDVKFEPNGSTWKATFTSNEGTAPKSQDITINYNSSTNKYSTSGTLDLNTSLGLSDANDNISFNLTNLVKGNNESIAAMANPNGNLEGSLESFNIGAGGEINGVYSNGLVKTLGVLALAKFSNPSGLSKTGNNTFQESINSGTANINIPGEGRGNIASGSLEMSNVDLSEEFTEMIVAQRGFQANTRIITTSDEILQELVNLKR from the coding sequence ATGCTTCGTTCAATGTATTCTGGAATCAGTGGATTAAAAAACTTCCAAACAAAACTTGACGTAATTGGGAATAACATTGCCAACGTGAATACGTATGGCTTCAAAAAAGGACGCGTTACATTCAAAGACACGATGAACCAGACAATCTCAGGGGCAAGCGCAGCCCAAAATAACCGCGGGGGAATCAACCCTATGCAGGTAGGTCTGGGAGGAACATTGGCTTCAGTAGACACAATCACTACACAAGCCAGTCTCCAGACAACAGGACGGCCACTTGATTTAGCCATCAATGGCGACGGCTACTTTGTCGTGAAACAAGGAAACGCACAATTTTACACACGTGCAGGGAATCTCTATTTGGATGACAATGGAACCCTAGTAAATGGGGATGGTTTGAAAGTACAGCAATATAGCAATGGAGTGTTGAAAGACATCACTGTAAACGTAAATGCTGCATTGCCGGCAGTATCAACCAAGAATATTGATCTTGAAGGAAGTCTTCCAGACCTTAGTTTCCCATTCACTTCAGGAACTGCAGGAGCAGTACAGCAGATAAAGATAGTAGATACAAAAGGAAAAGAGCATACATTAGATGTTAAATTTGAGCCCAATGGATCTACTTGGAAAGCAACTTTTACAAGTAACGAAGGCACAGCACCTAAGTCTCAAGATATTACAATCAATTATAATTCTAGTACAAATAAATACAGCACTTCTGGAACTCTTGACCTTAATACCTCACTAGGGTTGTCTGATGCAAATGATAATATCAGTTTCAATTTGACCAATTTAGTAAAAGGAAACAACGAATCAATTGCAGCAATGGCGAACCCTAACGGCAACCTCGAAGGTTCCTTGGAAAGCTTCAATATCGGTGCCGGTGGCGAAATAAATGGGGTCTACTCTAACGGACTTGTCAAAACATTAGGAGTCCTTGCCTTGGCAAAATTCAGCAATCCTTCAGGGCTTTCTAAAACAGGAAACAATACGTTCCAGGAGTCCATCAACTCAGGTACAGCGAATATCAATATTCCAGGTGAAGGAAGAGGAAACATTGCATCGGGGTCGCTGGAAATGTCAAACGTAGATTTATCTGAAGAGTTCACTGAGATGATTGTTGCGCAGCGCGGATTCCAGGCAAATACACGCATTATTACGACTTCCGATGAAATCCTTCAGGAATTAGTCAATCTTAAACGATAA
- a CDS encoding TIGR02530 family flagellar biosynthesis protein, with protein MDRKFIQGLPSQPITSTVNRLPKQQMPSNGMFKQQLQTMIDSHKNELTISKHAGQRLQMRGIEIPTNQWREINQKVQEAKQKGVTDSLVILPNAALIVSAKNKTVITAMTRQEAQSQIFTNINGTILIDK; from the coding sequence ATGGACCGGAAGTTCATTCAGGGTCTTCCATCACAGCCCATTACGTCAACTGTAAACAGACTGCCTAAACAGCAGATGCCTTCAAATGGGATGTTTAAACAGCAGCTTCAAACCATGATCGATTCACATAAGAACGAATTGACCATCAGCAAGCATGCTGGACAAAGGCTGCAGATGAGAGGCATCGAAATCCCAACGAATCAATGGAGAGAAATCAACCAAAAGGTTCAGGAGGCAAAGCAAAAAGGCGTCACGGATTCACTTGTGATCCTGCCGAATGCAGCACTGATTGTCAGTGCAAAAAATAAAACAGTTATTACAGCCATGACTAGACAGGAAGCACAATCGCAGATTTTCACTAATATCAATGGAACTATATTAATAGATAAATAG
- the flgD gene encoding flagellar hook assembly protein FlgD: MTNSINSNLFLTNNQNDPRKNSSGVLGKDDFLKILMTQLQNQDPMNPMQDKDFIAQMATFSSLEQMTNMNKSIEQFVKTEQQNQLISFNQFVGREVHWHKVSQPEDQTQEPVVTEGTGLVKSIQFKEDTVDIILSDGTILSPANISEVVDPSEKENPLIQASYLIGKKVSWMDGDNQVSTIVKAVSLKDGKLMITDQDGKLIEAKNITSIE, translated from the coding sequence ATGACAAACTCAATCAATTCGAATTTATTTCTGACAAACAATCAAAACGATCCCAGAAAGAATTCCAGCGGTGTTTTAGGGAAAGACGACTTCTTAAAGATCCTTATGACACAGCTGCAAAATCAAGATCCGATGAACCCGATGCAGGATAAAGATTTCATTGCACAAATGGCAACTTTTTCCAGTCTTGAACAAATGACCAATATGAATAAGTCCATCGAACAGTTTGTAAAGACAGAACAACAAAACCAATTGATCTCCTTTAATCAGTTCGTAGGAAGGGAAGTTCATTGGCACAAGGTTTCACAGCCAGAAGATCAAACTCAAGAACCGGTTGTTACAGAGGGAACAGGATTGGTTAAGTCCATTCAATTTAAAGAAGATACGGTGGATATCATTTTGAGCGATGGAACCATTCTAAGTCCTGCTAATATTTCAGAGGTCGTGGATCCTTCTGAAAAAGAAAACCCTTTGATTCAGGCAAGCTATTTAATCGGGAAAAAAGTAAGTTGGATGGATGGAGACAATCAGGTTTCAACCATCGTCAAAGCCGTTTCTCTTAAAGATGGTAAATTGATGATCACCGATCAGGACGGTAAGCTAATCGAAGCAAAGAATATTACCAGTATTGAATAA
- a CDS encoding flagellar hook-length control protein FliK — protein sequence MNVAGTMPSSAAGKSSPSVNRKSEIPSGNFKNLLGAVYQSTLGKDASATKSEDYNKDAMDTMDALKELLEILNQSTTLPLNVSNDLSHASVQENEGITLQGIAKILGITKDKLINVLKSISDKLKELTPGNSTPVDKGKKQDPMDMLMNLISQLSQLSKEAFKQLPKDDIVMILKAGKSLEAQLMATDLDSQGIKKAINLKDSLKQIKDTINGLQSDMPKLKQKEIITTAFSRVLAVSQTKGEKPQSTQSSISEGTHTETAEANPVQLNMTIQEQFAIFTNKDAKAPNFESFVKQFSDILAKSQVSPLPNGNKLLIKLYPEQLGSLRIELLQKDGVITAKLLASTNAAKDLLEGSLSSLKNAFSQQHIQVDKIDIYTNSTEQQKFDKQQNPQQHQQHRREDQSGTDQQKPESGLEFAEELQELLFNTNI from the coding sequence ATGAACGTGGCTGGAACTATGCCATCGAGTGCTGCAGGAAAGAGCTCCCCATCTGTTAATAGGAAGTCCGAAATCCCTTCAGGGAATTTTAAAAATCTGCTTGGTGCGGTATATCAAAGTACTTTGGGAAAGGATGCATCCGCCACCAAGAGTGAAGACTATAATAAAGATGCGATGGACACGATGGATGCTTTAAAAGAGTTGCTGGAAATTTTGAACCAAAGCACAACTTTGCCATTGAATGTATCAAATGATCTGTCACACGCATCGGTTCAGGAAAATGAGGGAATCACCTTGCAAGGGATCGCAAAAATACTTGGTATAACAAAAGATAAGCTGATAAATGTTTTAAAGAGCATTTCAGACAAATTAAAAGAATTAACACCAGGCAATTCAACTCCGGTTGATAAGGGGAAAAAGCAAGATCCGATGGACATGCTCATGAATTTAATTTCCCAATTATCTCAGTTATCCAAAGAAGCATTTAAACAGCTTCCAAAAGATGATATCGTAATGATCCTTAAGGCAGGGAAATCATTGGAAGCCCAACTAATGGCAACAGATTTAGATTCACAGGGAATCAAAAAAGCCATCAACCTGAAAGACAGTTTAAAACAGATTAAAGACACAATTAACGGTTTGCAAAGTGATATGCCGAAATTGAAACAAAAAGAGATAATAACTACTGCATTTTCACGAGTTTTAGCAGTGAGCCAGACAAAGGGTGAAAAACCGCAGTCAACACAAAGTTCAATTTCGGAAGGGACCCACACCGAAACAGCTGAAGCTAATCCTGTTCAGTTGAATATGACAATACAAGAGCAATTCGCTATCTTTACAAACAAGGATGCTAAAGCGCCTAATTTTGAATCCTTTGTGAAGCAATTCAGCGACATTCTAGCTAAATCACAGGTAAGTCCATTACCAAATGGCAATAAATTGCTTATAAAACTTTACCCTGAACAATTGGGGTCATTGAGGATTGAATTACTGCAGAAAGATGGAGTCATCACAGCAAAGCTTTTAGCTTCAACCAATGCAGCTAAAGATCTTCTTGAAGGCAGCCTTTCCAGTTTAAAAAATGCCTTCAGCCAACAGCATATTCAAGTGGATAAAATCGATATCTATACGAATTCTACCGAACAGCAGAAATTCGATAAACAACAGAATCCACAGCAGCATCAGCAGCACAGGCGAGAAGATCAATCAGGAACTGATCAGCAAAAGCCGGAGAGTGGATTGGAATTTGCTGAAGAATTACAGGAATTGCTTTTCAACACTAATATATAG
- a CDS encoding MotE family protein — protein MSKTLEKGLEDKREKNNKFQWFVMVIFIPVLFAITIALIVLTFAGVNVFEKGKQIGEHIPFISGMLNKDSNTAIKEYESKMTSLEAVIKDKEGQIDQLSNKIEAQADEKDKLLLEQERLQQEIGELKQIQDDNKKAFKEIVHTYETMSPKSAAPIILKMKDDEAVHILSQISNESLAQILEQMPPANAAKYTEKLSALQTN, from the coding sequence ATGAGCAAAACTCTTGAAAAAGGATTAGAGGATAAACGGGAAAAAAACAACAAATTTCAATGGTTTGTAATGGTCATCTTCATCCCTGTACTATTTGCCATCACCATTGCGCTTATCGTTTTGACATTTGCCGGTGTGAATGTGTTCGAAAAAGGCAAGCAGATTGGTGAACACATTCCTTTCATCAGTGGCATGCTGAATAAGGATTCAAATACTGCGATAAAAGAATATGAGAGTAAAATGACAAGTCTAGAGGCAGTAATCAAGGATAAAGAAGGTCAAATTGATCAGCTTTCCAATAAAATTGAAGCCCAGGCGGATGAAAAGGACAAGCTTCTGCTGGAGCAGGAAAGGCTGCAGCAGGAAATTGGAGAACTGAAGCAGATTCAAGATGATAATAAAAAAGCGTTTAAAGAAATCGTCCATACATATGAAACGATGTCACCAAAAAGCGCTGCTCCAATCATTTTGAAAATGAAAGATGATGAAGCTGTTCACATCCTATCGCAAATAAGCAATGAATCTTTGGCACAGATATTGGAGCAAATGCCTCCTGCAAATGCAGCTAAGTATACGGAGAAGCTTTCAGCACTTCAAACAAATTGA
- the fliJ gene encoding flagellar export protein FliJ — translation MSYQFKFSKLLTVKEREKDEAQTVYQDSVKKFREVADHLYQLLKKKEDLQTFQSDQLERGLSIQEIRHNQQFLTNIEKTISYYQELVINARNRMNWNEQLLQDRNVEVKKYEKIRERDLIQYKEWMNHTESKQLDEISTMQFSFRNGTR, via the coding sequence TTGAGCTATCAATTTAAGTTCTCTAAATTATTGACTGTAAAAGAACGGGAAAAAGATGAAGCCCAGACAGTCTATCAGGATTCTGTAAAAAAATTCAGGGAAGTCGCGGATCATTTGTATCAGCTTTTAAAAAAGAAGGAAGATTTGCAGACTTTTCAATCAGACCAGCTGGAAAGGGGATTATCTATCCAAGAGATCCGCCATAATCAGCAGTTCCTCACGAATATTGAGAAGACCATCTCTTATTATCAAGAGCTTGTTATTAATGCGAGGAATCGAATGAATTGGAATGAACAGCTCCTGCAGGATCGAAATGTAGAAGTGAAAAAATACGAAAAAATACGCGAAAGGGACCTTATCCAGTACAAGGAGTGGATGAATCACACTGAATCCAAACAATTGGATGAGATCTCCACGATGCAATTTTCCTTTCGCAATGGAACTAGGTGA
- the fliI gene encoding flagellar protein export ATPase FliI yields MKASELITRIPSLNSLKRYGRVKRVVGLMIESQGPDCSIGDVCWIQVVSNHKERKIQAEVVGFKEESVILMPYSDINDISPGSIVEASGRPLEIKMGNELIGSVIDSLGQPMDGSILPKGLASIPTDQSPPNPLKRPPIDESLEVGVRPIDSLLTVGKGQRIGIFAGSGVGKSTLLGMIARNTNADINVIALIGERGREVREFIERDLGPEGLKKSVVICATSDQPALMRIKGAFTATAVAEYFRDKGLNVMFMMDSVTRVAMAQREVGLAVGEPPATRGYTPSVFAILPKLLERTGTNEFGSITAFYTVLVDGDDMNEPIADTVRGILDGHLVLDRDLANKGQFPAINILKSVSRLMNHLAGQEHKEAAERIRELLSIYLNSEDLINIGAYKKGSSKEIDEAIDYYPRIISFLKQKTDDSITKEQAIQSLIRLAREGDWT; encoded by the coding sequence TTGAAAGCCTCAGAACTGATCACAAGAATTCCATCACTCAATTCATTGAAACGATATGGCAGGGTCAAGCGTGTTGTCGGACTGATGATTGAATCGCAGGGACCTGATTGCTCTATTGGTGATGTATGTTGGATTCAGGTTGTTTCCAATCATAAAGAAAGAAAAATTCAAGCAGAAGTGGTTGGTTTCAAAGAGGAAAGTGTCATTTTGATGCCTTATTCAGATATCAATGACATCTCACCAGGATCCATAGTCGAAGCATCTGGCCGGCCTTTGGAAATTAAAATGGGCAATGAGCTGATTGGAAGTGTCATAGATTCACTAGGCCAACCGATGGATGGCAGTATATTGCCAAAAGGACTCGCATCGATTCCAACAGATCAATCCCCTCCCAACCCTTTAAAGAGGCCGCCGATTGATGAATCGTTAGAGGTTGGGGTAAGGCCGATCGATAGTCTGCTGACAGTTGGGAAAGGCCAGAGAATCGGAATATTTGCCGGGAGTGGTGTTGGAAAAAGCACATTGCTTGGAATGATCGCACGCAATACCAATGCAGACATCAATGTCATTGCATTGATAGGTGAGCGTGGGAGGGAAGTAAGGGAATTCATCGAGCGAGACCTGGGGCCTGAAGGATTGAAAAAATCCGTGGTCATATGTGCAACATCTGATCAGCCGGCGTTAATGAGAATCAAGGGTGCATTCACTGCGACCGCTGTGGCGGAATATTTCAGGGACAAGGGACTCAATGTTATGTTCATGATGGACTCGGTTACTAGGGTTGCGATGGCACAAAGGGAAGTAGGGCTCGCTGTAGGTGAACCACCTGCCACAAGGGGATACACACCTTCTGTATTTGCCATCCTCCCAAAATTGCTTGAACGGACAGGGACAAATGAATTTGGGTCCATTACTGCGTTTTACACTGTTCTGGTAGACGGTGATGATATGAATGAACCCATTGCAGATACAGTGCGTGGAATATTAGATGGCCATCTGGTCCTAGACAGGGATTTAGCAAATAAAGGACAGTTTCCAGCCATTAATATTTTGAAAAGTGTCAGCAGGCTGATGAATCATCTTGCAGGACAAGAGCATAAAGAGGCAGCTGAAAGAATTAGGGAGCTCCTAAGCATTTATCTTAACTCTGAGGATTTAATTAATATTGGAGCCTACAAAAAGGGTTCCTCAAAAGAGATTGACGAAGCCATTGACTATTACCCTAGGATCATATCATTCCTGAAACAAAAAACGGATGACTCTATTACAAAAGAGCAAGCGATTCAATCATTGATTAGACTGGCAAGAGAAGGTGACTGGACTTGA
- the fliH gene encoding flagellar assembly protein FliH, translating to MSRIIKSSWKSGQEISQTKVIGLKQIVSEYAAEFESNQLMEKSEGKEREAIINAAKEEAESIRLNAEKELKELRESFQLERDQFEMEKAAWIEQAKKEGFESGFQDGRIQAMQEFSGYIQKAREVVDLSKVEFSNYLESAEKVILELGVKIAEKILNKELTEHPDTFIGVVKKALKEVKEFKEVQIHVHPLKYDLLMGQKEDLETLFPFDVNCYIYPDEDLPENSCYIESQNGRVDAGIDSQLIEIKRQLLNILEGDVN from the coding sequence TTGTCTAGGATCATAAAATCCAGTTGGAAAAGTGGACAAGAAATTTCCCAAACAAAAGTAATCGGATTAAAGCAGATTGTTAGCGAGTATGCAGCTGAGTTCGAATCTAACCAGTTAATGGAAAAATCTGAGGGAAAAGAGAGAGAAGCGATCATCAATGCTGCTAAAGAAGAGGCTGAATCCATTCGACTGAATGCCGAAAAGGAATTGAAGGAATTGAGAGAGTCTTTCCAGCTTGAAAGAGACCAATTTGAGATGGAAAAAGCAGCATGGATTGAACAGGCAAAAAAAGAGGGATTTGAATCCGGATTTCAGGATGGAAGGATTCAAGCCATGCAGGAGTTTAGCGGGTATATCCAAAAGGCGAGAGAAGTAGTGGATCTTTCTAAGGTTGAATTTTCAAACTATCTTGAATCTGCAGAAAAAGTCATCCTTGAATTAGGAGTGAAAATCGCAGAGAAAATACTGAATAAAGAACTGACGGAGCATCCGGATACTTTTATTGGAGTCGTTAAGAAAGCATTGAAAGAAGTCAAGGAATTCAAAGAGGTTCAGATACACGTACATCCATTGAAGTATGATTTGCTGATGGGTCAGAAAGAGGACCTCGAGACTCTCTTTCCTTTTGATGTGAATTGCTATATCTACCCTGATGAAGATTTGCCTGAAAACAGCTGCTACATAGAATCTCAGAATGGAAGAGTCGATGCGGGCATTGACAGTCAATTAATTGAAATTAAGCGCCAGCTGCTGAATATTCTCGAAGGTGATGTAAATTGA
- the fliG gene encoding flagellar motor switch protein FliG, whose product MRKEKELSGKQKAAVLLISLGPDVSASVYKHLTEEEIERLTLEISSVKKVDSLEKEDILEEFHSIAVAQDYISQGGIGYAKTVLEKALGQEQATAIINRLTSSLQVRPFDFARKADPAQILNFIQNEHPQTIALILSYLEPQAAGLILSELPQEAQADIAKRIALMDSTSPEVINEIEAILERKLSATVTQDYTQTGGIEALVEVLTGVDRTTEKTILDSLEIQDPELAEEIKKRMFVFEDIVTLDNRSIQRVIRDCDNEDLLLSLKVSSEEVKQIVFRNMSTRMVETFKEEMEYMGPVRLREVEEAQSRIVSVIRRLEEVGEIIIARGGGDDIIV is encoded by the coding sequence ATGAGAAAAGAAAAAGAACTGTCAGGGAAGCAAAAAGCAGCCGTCCTCCTGATATCCCTTGGACCAGATGTATCAGCTTCAGTTTATAAGCATTTGACAGAAGAAGAGATAGAAAGATTGACTTTGGAAATATCAAGTGTCAAAAAAGTAGATTCCCTTGAAAAAGAAGATATCCTTGAAGAATTTCACAGCATCGCTGTTGCACAGGATTATATCTCACAAGGGGGCATTGGTTATGCCAAAACCGTATTGGAGAAAGCCCTTGGCCAGGAACAGGCAACGGCAATCATTAATCGATTGACCTCTTCCCTGCAGGTGAGGCCGTTTGATTTTGCCAGAAAAGCAGACCCTGCCCAAATTCTTAATTTTATTCAAAATGAACATCCGCAAACTATCGCACTCATTCTTTCTTATCTAGAACCTCAAGCTGCAGGACTGATCTTGTCCGAATTGCCGCAGGAGGCACAGGCAGACATAGCAAAAAGAATTGCGTTGATGGATAGCACTTCACCGGAAGTAATCAATGAAATAGAAGCGATACTGGAAAGAAAGCTTTCAGCGACTGTCACTCAGGATTACACGCAAACGGGTGGGATTGAAGCTCTTGTGGAAGTGCTTACGGGTGTCGACCGTACCACAGAAAAAACAATTTTGGATTCTTTGGAAATCCAAGATCCGGAATTGGCCGAAGAAATCAAGAAGCGCATGTTCGTATTTGAAGATATTGTTACTCTTGATAATCGCTCCATTCAGCGAGTCATTCGGGACTGTGATAATGAAGACCTTCTTCTGTCACTTAAAGTATCGAGTGAAGAAGTCAAACAAATTGTGTTCCGCAACATGTCTACACGTATGGTGGAGACTTTTAAAGAGGAAATGGAATATATGGGCCCTGTTCGCTTGAGGGAAGTAGAAGAGGCCCAGTCAAGAATCGTATCTGTCATCCGCAGGCTAGAAGAAGTTGGAGAAATAATCATCGCTCGTGGTGGAGGAGACGATATCATTGTCTAG